From the Nostoc sp. PCC 7107 genome, the window AAGTACCAGTGAAGTCATTCCCCTTGTCGATGGTGATTTAGCTTTAGGTACTTGGCAATCTGTACTATTTTTTGAATTAGATGGGCCACGTCAACGGACTATATCGGTGCAAATTTCCGGCGAGTGAAATCAAGACTTTAATAAAGATAAGAGGAATTGTATAGAGTGCGATCGCTCAAAACAAATCTTAGGTAATCTTTCTAAAAATCTTTTAAAATAATGGTTATCGCATTTGGATATAAAATTTATGACTATTGCTCAAGCTAAACGTTTCACGCTAGAGGAATACCACCGATTTACGGAATTGGGATTTTTTCATGAAGATGATCATATTGAATTAATCAATGGGGAAATTATTCAAATGGTAGCAAAGGGTACTGCTCATTCCACTTGTCTACGCAACTTACTACGAGAATTACCCAAATTAGTAGGAAACAGAGCTACCCTACAATGTCAAGATCCAATTTCTATCCCACCTAATAGTGAACCCGAACCAGACTTTGCTATTTTGCATAACCGAGATGACAATTATCTATCGGCTCATCCTGTCCCTAATGATGTTTTGTTAGTCATGGAAGTTGCCGACTCTTCATTAAGTTATGACCAAGATTTGAAAGTTCCTCTTTACGCTCAAGCGGGTATTTCTGATTATTGGATATTTAATTTGTTCGATAATTATTTAGAATGTTACAGCGAACCTTATCAAGATAATCACGGGAAATATGGTTATTTAAACAAGCGCATTGTTTTACCTAATCAAATAGTAGCGTTACCCTGTTTCCCTGATTTTTTGCTAGAGTTAAGCAAGGTATTTCCGAGTAAGAACTAATTACTTTAAGATTTCTTTATACAAAAAATACCAGTATGCACTTGACATTAAGGCAACTGTACGTGTTATTATTTCTTTCATACACAGCAATGAATCATCCAAAAGCTAAGTCTTAGGTTGGTGGTTACATAGGTTGTACTTTGTTATGCCTAGGTAGGCTTGTAGTCTGTGAGCTGGGTAGTTACGAATTAAAGTATTTAGCTAAATAATCAAAAGTTTTGGCTTAATACTTTGGTTCGTAGCTACTCAGGCGTTAGACTATTGGCTTTCCTGTTCATAACAAAGTGCAAAGTTTGTAACTCTTAACTTAGAGGCTTTGTGTAGGTGTTTATTTATAAGATAAACATTCTATGCAGCTATTTGCTACAGCAAAGGCGATTTTTGAATGCTGTTGAGCAAAACTCACAATTCTTCAGGTAAGAATATGTTTGAAAAAACAAGCTGGCAGCAACCTTTAGTTTCAATATATTGGGACTATCAAAATGTCTCGAACATAAAAATAGCTAAAGATTCGTTATTATTAGCTAATTCATTAGGTTGTATCAATAACCGAAAAGTTTATAGCAATTGGTGTAATGCTAGTAAACTTAAAAAAGTTTTAGAAAGTCTGGATTTTGACTGTATTCATGTAGGTAATAAGTTCAAAAATGCTGTGGACTTTAAAATTGCCATAGATTGTGTTCGGGATAATTCTGATATAGCTATTCTTATTTCTGGAGATAGTTATTGTGAAATATTAATTGATGATTTGCACCTAAAAAGTAAAAAAGTAGTAATTCTAGCTCAGGAAAAAAGTGTTAGAAACAGTCTGAAATTTATTGCTGATAAATTTTACTATACAAGC encodes:
- a CDS encoding Uma2 family endonuclease, whose product is MTIAQAKRFTLEEYHRFTELGFFHEDDHIELINGEIIQMVAKGTAHSTCLRNLLRELPKLVGNRATLQCQDPISIPPNSEPEPDFAILHNRDDNYLSAHPVPNDVLLVMEVADSSLSYDQDLKVPLYAQAGISDYWIFNLFDNYLECYSEPYQDNHGKYGYLNKRIVLPNQIVALPCFPDFLLELSKVFPSKN
- a CDS encoding NYN domain-containing protein — its product is MFEKTSWQQPLVSIYWDYQNVSNIKIAKDSLLLANSLGCINNRKVYSNWCNASKLKKVLESLDFDCIHVGNKFKNAVDFKIAIDCVRDNSDIAILISGDSYCEILIDDLHLKSKKVVILAQEKSVRNSLKFIADKFYYTSELNSLFKNRLD